One region of Wyeomyia smithii strain HCP4-BCI-WySm-NY-G18 chromosome 3, ASM2978416v1, whole genome shotgun sequence genomic DNA includes:
- the LOC129732459 gene encoding ATP-dependent DNA helicase PIF1-like, which translates to MANKRALEALDRTMRDLRSNARHFGGALIVLAGDFRQTLPVIPRSTAADAINACLKLSHLWRFVKKLKLTTNMRVLMQNDSSADVFSNQLLAIGNGEIPIDVCNGLITLPPNFCHYTTTKEELITNVFPNIIHNYTNYDWLSARAILAAKNKDVDELNFAIQNAIPGHLCQFKSVDCVTNPEEVTNYPTEFLNSLDLPGFPPHNLQLKIGSVIIMLRNLNQPKLCNGTRLVVKQLKNNIIQGTILKGKFQGEEVLIPRIPLITTDLPFEFKRIQFPVRLAFAMTINKSQGQSLEVCRVNLEFPCFSHGQLYVACSRVGKPSSLFIYAPDKKTKNVVYHKALN; encoded by the exons ATGGCAAACAAACGAGCATTGGAGGCACTAGATAGAACAATGAGAGATCTacgaagcaacgcaagacactTTGGAGGGGCACTTATTGTGTTGGcag GCGATTTTCGACAAACGCTTCCCGTTATTCCGCGATCAACGGCAGCAGATGCAATCAACGCTTGCCTTAAACTCTCTCATTTGTGGCGTTTTGTGAAGAAGCTGAAATTGACAACCAACATGCGAGTGCTGATGCAAAATGATTCGTCCGCAGATGTGTTCTCAAATCAATTGTTAGCCATTGGTAATGGGGAAATACCAATCGATGTTTGCAACGGATTGATTACACTGCCGCCGAATTTCTGCCATTACACAACGACGAAAGAGGAACTGATTACTAATGTATTCCCAAATATCATACACAATTATACAAATTACGATTGGTTGAGTGCACGTGCTATTTtggcagcaaaaaataaagatGTCGATGAGTTGAACTTCGCAATTCAAAATGCAATTCCTGGACATTTGTGTCAATTCAAGTCAGTAGATTGTGTGACTAATCCTGAAGAAGTGACCAATTATCCAACGGAGTTCCTAAATTCATTGGATTTGCCAGGATTTCCACCGCACAATTTGCAGCTAAAGATTGGATCAGTCATCATCATGCTCAGGAACCTCAACCAACCTAAGTTATGCAATGGGACAAGATTAGTAGTCAAGCAACTCAAAAACAATATAATTCAAGGAACAATACTCAAAGGGAAATTCCAGGGCGAAGAAGTGCTTATACCCAGAATTCCTTTAATTACTACCGATTTACCATTTGAGTTCAAACGCATTCAATTTCCCGTACGCCTTGCATTCGCtatgactataaacaaatctcaAGGTCAATCTTTGGAGGTATGCAGAGTGAATCTTGAGTTTCCATGCTTTTCACATGGTCAATTGTATGTGGCATGCTCGCGTGTTGGTAAGCCATCGTCTTTGTTTATTTATGCACCAgacaaaaaaacgaaaaacgtaGTTTACCACAAAGCATTGAATTGA